One Cucumis melo cultivar AY chromosome 8, USDA_Cmelo_AY_1.0, whole genome shotgun sequence genomic window, TAGACTTCTATTTTTCTATGGTGATGTTTAACTCACAGGGTAAATTTCTGTAATCATGGATTAGGTTCAGCCTTTATTTTTTATGTCAGTTTATTTTAAGGTATAAGTTTTTCTGATCCCACTGCCGTAGAAAACAACGTTACATAAATTTAGGAGTATGTGTTCTTTCCAATAACACCTTGTTTACTCGCTACTCTGCCTCTGATAGTAAGCATTTGCacattttgttttaataatatattatgtGTTTGAATTTATTTAGCTGGcatgcaattgtttttttttttttttttttttttttgtcaatttagATAACTGTATTTTGCAGTATGATATACCTACATCTGCCACTGCTCTTCAATCAGTCATGGATGCATCCTTAGATTCATTACATCAGAGATGGGAGGTCGGCTGGTCTTTGGCCTCATATACAAATGGTTCTCCATCTTTTAGGGATTCTCTTCGGGGACAGGTTTTAATATCTGCTGTCTTTTATTTATGAACTAAAACAATACTCATTTGAAGAAATGAACCTAACTCTTGATAAATGAAATTTGAAGGTTGTTCGagttaatattctattaaacaAATTTTCTCTAGGAAGAGCTATCATACCACATATGTAAGAGTTTAGCATGGTGAGTGGTCCTTTGGTTGATAAAATAGTTGAATTACCATACATACTTCCCTTTCTCTTGTAATCTATATATCACGAGACAACAAAggtaataattatataaaactGTAAAAGGTTAACTTGCCAATGTAGGTAGAATCATGTATGGCCACCTAGAAGAAGCTACAGCATTAACACATTGTCAAATTGAATTTGCTTGTAACAACTAACTGGATCGATACCcatttaaccaaaaaaaaaaaaaaaaagaaaaggaaaaaaaaaccttttattAATTTGGTGGGAAGTGCAACAAAAGGGGACACAAACCAGGGTTAGGATGAAGCCAAATATAATGCTCAAATGAGGCACCCACCTAGATCAAAACTGAGTGTTCCATTGTGCTTCACAGAGTGTCCCAAGTTGTTTTAACTCTATTTGGGAAACAATAGATAAAGAAGGAGAGCCAgcaataaatttaatataattgcaCTTCTTTTGTTTTGCCACCATATTTATggccctccctccctccctccctctctctctcgTTTTAAGTCTCCTTAGTGTAGTTTCTGGTTCATTTTCAGATTGAGAATGAAAAGAGGACTATTGTTGGTAGCCAGAGATTTTTGGATTTGGAAGGATCTAACAAGAACAATGACTTAACAATAAGAATCGCCATTCTTGGTGTTACCTCACTCTCAAAGGTGATTTCCTACCTCTCCTTGCCTGCCATTCATTAGAAAATTTCACTTCTATGGATTGCAGGATAGGTTAGGCATTTCATGAATGTCCAAAGCGTTAGCTTTGTCTTTTTTACTTGTAATGTCTAGTGCTAGTTACTAATATTTGAGTTCTTTAGGACATGCCAAACATAAATATATCTCCCTCAAGGCAGAGAGGATCCTTTCTTCTTGCTGTTGGTTCTCCTTTTGGTGTTCTATCACCGGTGCATTTCCTTAACAGGTATATCTGTTATATAGTTCATACAATTTTACCCTTGAGTTCTCAAACAGTTCCAGTCTAGCAAATGTTTAGGACTCTATTCACATTGAAATTTTGTATAATCCTAGATGCTCTTGTTCCTCTCTTGTTTTTCTAGTTCAGTTAGTATCGGTTTCAGCATGACTAAATGGAATACTGGAATGTCACTGGAGATGTTAGTAGTTGATTGATAACAGATTCTGCAGATGGCTGTAgaagattttcttttctttcatattTATCAATAGTGACATGTTTCTGAATTTACATATCTATTTTCTGTTTGCCAATCCTAATTGCTTTCAAGGGGGAAATATACTGTCAAATAATTCAGATTGAGTCTGTTATTGCATCTGGTGTTTGTTGTGTGACTAGTAGCCTTTGATTTTTGACCAAATTAGCATATCGGTTGGATCAATTTCCAATTGCTACCCTCCTAGCTCATTGAGCAAGTCATTACTGATGGCTGACATGCGGTGTCTTCCTGGTATGTTTATCTTTCTGCTCTATTGTATTCTGTTTTCTTCTGGTGGTTTCTTTCTTACAATTATGATACTCCGTCTGGTAGGAATGGAAGGCTGTCCAGTTTTTGATGAAAAAGCACGTCTCATTGGTGTTCTGATTAGGCCACTTGTGCATTATATGACTGGTGCTGAGATTCAGGTATGATGAAATTGTTTGCTTTTAacgtattattaatttaattgcaCTTGGAGTTATTGCATTGTGTGAGACTCTAGCCTTGGTAACAGCTGTTGATTCCATGGGGAGCCATCGCAACTGCTTCCAGTGGTCTACTGCTAGGACCTTGTAATGCTGGAGAAAGGATTGACAACGACAATGGGTGTATTAGTGCTGTGGGGAATTTGGCAGTGAATAAGGAACAAAAATTTGAGGAAGGCTTCAGCAGTATTCAAGAAAGTTCTGCTTGTTCTCGTCCTTTCCCATTTAAAATTGAGAAGGCAGTGGCTTCTGTTTGTCTTGTTACAATGGGCGAAGGAATATGGGCATCTGGCGTTTTGCTCAACAGCCAAGGCCTAATACTCACGAATGCCCACTTGATAGAGCCATGGAGATTTGGGAAAACAAATGTTAGTGGAGAAAAATCAATTGAAAATTCCAAGCTGCTGCAGTCCCGCACTGAGCATTCTCCGTGTTCAATGAATAATGGTGTTTTTGGCCAAAAGAGTGGAAATATAGAACCAAATGCCTCTAAAAATGGAAATATTCTTCTCCACAACCAACTTGAGGATAATAAGTTAAGTTTTGCTAACTATGGCCGTAGAAACTTGCGTGTTCGCTTGAGTCATGCAGAGCCTTGGATATGGTGTGATGCTAAATTGTTATACATCTGCAAGGGACCTTGGGATGTTGCCCTCTTGCAGCTCGAACGAATACCAGAGCAGCTCTCCCCTATTATAATGGATTGTTCTTGCCCATCCTCAGGGTCAAAGATACATGTTATTGGACATGGACTGTTGGGACCGAAATCTGGTATCTCTTTCATCAAATTTATTGgtctattattattgttgtctGATCTTTTAGTTTGCCATGGTTCATGTTGGTGTTAGAAAAAGTTCTGTTCCAGGACTAGGGATGAACCGGATGAAGGAGCCTTTCTTTCTTATCCAGTTTAGGACCatttaaatagttttaatagTCATTCTGCAGTCATCATCATTATTCTTTGATGGATTACTTGATTGCCTAAAAGGATTccttgaaagaaaaagaacgTGTTATTTCCAATTAATACAGATGAAGTGGTGTCCCACTGAATAATGGTTCTCTACCTTTTCATCTGGACAGGATAACTAATTTTCTAGTGttccttttttttctattgggaaaatatcaatttatacccATAAACGAGacttgtatcaatttaaacagaactaataattgtattaatttaaaacCCTGAACTTTTTttattgtatcaatttaaatcttaaGTGTTGTATCAATTTATAGCCTCCATTACATTTCATTTGGACAAacataatattattaattaaactcCTAAATGTTATAAAACAAATGTTGTCCATGTGTGCAAGAATTGATGCAATGAAGATTTTCATAGGTAATCTTAAGAATGCGCCATCCTAAACTTTAGGAGTTTATGGATAGAAGTATATGTTTcacatgatattttaaaaacaaattatgcAAGTtgatattttccttttttcttttttccacaAATTAATTTGCCAATGCCTCGTGAAACATATGcctaaatatttatattttacatTATCTGACTCTAGTTTGAATTTTGTTAGGCTTGTCCCCTTCTGTTTGCTCTGGTGTGGTGTCTAATGTGGTGAAAGCAAAGATTCCCTCATCTTATCACAAAGGAGATTCATTAGAATATCTTCCTGCGATGCTTGAAACAACCGCTGCTGTGCACCCTGGTGGTAGTGGGGGTGCTGTTGTCAATTCAGAAGGCCATATGATTGGACTTGTTACAAGGTACGGTGCAATAAATAAAGATCAATCTGTCCATATTAGGTTTAGCTTGTTAGAGGCTGCTTCTGACTATTTAAAGGGAACTGGTGAACTTATGGGGTAATATAAGTTTCCAGATATGTTGAAGTATTCAGTATATTAGGGTAAAAAAATGAACTATTCGTTGTGTTTGAAATAGAAACAAGGAATCAATTTTCCATTTAAATTTCTATTGACTTGAGAATTGAAATGGCAAAATATAAGGAAACCTATTCGTTAGTTTTGTTTGTGGGCGGCTATTCTTAGGTAGATTGTTCGGTTTTATTTGGGCGATGCTTTCagttttcttcaattttttgaTTGGTATCTCTTTATCCATATGCAAATAAGAGGGGAACAAGTTAACAATTTGCTTTGTTTAGTGATGTTATTTCGCATAAAACAATTTGCTCAGTTTTATGGCGGATTTCTACTGGAAAttaataatttctttgaaatgtTGATACAGCAATGCAAGGCATGGGCGAGGAGTTATTATTCCACACTTGAACTTCAGCATACCATGTGCAGCTTTGGAACCCATCCATAGGTTCTCCAAAGGTTGACCAGCTGAATTTAATCGTATTGTGTGGCTTGACCAACTTTTGTCATTTACGATCTACGAACATAAATTACCACAGCATGAGTCCTATTTCTAATTTTAGCGGTTCGTTTTTTTTCACTTACAGACATGGAGGACCTCTCAGTTTTAAAAGTTCTGGATGAACCAAATGAGCAGCTTTCTTCTATATGGGCATTGATGTCACAGCGATCTCCCAAGCCCTCTCCTCTGCCAGATCTGCCTGAATTGCTAGGTGAAGACCATGGATCAAAAGGGAAAGGTTCTCGATTTGCAAAGTTCATCGCCGAACGGCGTGAAGTACTCCGAAAGCCAACTCTTCATAACGAGGGGGAAAGGCTGcttccatctgatataacccgTAGCAAGTTATGACCATTGTTAAAACAAGGTGCATTGTTCAATATCTTTTTATGGGAACTGCTGGTTCAGCGTTGCTTTTGGTTTCGGGTATTGAGGtataattttattctttatcTTGATATGGACATTACACCTTAGAGATGAAAGACATctaatcaattattttttttagggatagttgcaacTATAGCAAGTAGATTCGAAATAATCAAACATATAGTGATATTTTATAAACATTATTTGCAAAGTctaataatattttgaaaaattgttGTATACTtgttattatttctaaaattgttatccattataattatgttattttttataaataaaataacaatgtCATATAAAATgtggtaaattaaatatttgaaatatctattttctttttctttgaatgaCATCTTGTTGAACTTTTATTCGATCTCACTAAAATGTGAAACCTTGTCTATAGATTACATAACAACAAACTAAAACGAGTAACACTTTTTTGACATATCTACGATACAATTTACCTATTTAACTAATAAAGTAGTTGGTAAGCTTTCTAGGCCACTTCAAtttagaaatttgaaaaataaaggATTCAATATAGTTATTTGTGCTTCTAGGCTTTTAGATGTGTTTGGGTGTaagattcaaatatttaaatttagtttaaacAAATGCATTTGACAAtatatttagaagaaaaactAATTATAGTTCTCAACAAGTATTGAGATATTCTTCTTTTAATATAACTATgtatttcaaaatctaaatgtAACAATACATAAAAATCTATATGATCTATCAAAAGTCTATGCACTGAGCTGCCTACCAAACATATTTTACGAATTTAACCATTTGAGTAGGCTGCCAATTTGACTTCAATTTAGTTATAATGCCCTTCAAAAATTTTATTATCGTCTCCCTATTATTCATTTGTTTAGGTAGTTATCGGAGAATTCGAACCTTCAACCTTGAGATAACGAATTTCAATCctgaaagaagaaataaatgttattataatttattctCATTTTAGCTCTTAatctcttaccaaaaacttTCCTGCATTATTACCATTTAAAATAAGTATGTACTAACCTATTTATTATAACGagtaaatatataatatataataaatcaaCGAAAAATGAAGCTCACACCAAAGGAAAATATATAAGAGATACAAGTAGagtttattttatagaaaaaaaaattgagtccCCTATATTTTATTATCGATAATATATCTTTATGTCAATTAGGTTACGTGACCCTCTCTATATATTGTTAAATTAGACACAAACAACTAATAGTATTTCCTCTACCATTAAAGGTAGTGTTGAAGGGAATTGCTATGTTCATCTTCTCTTCTCAAGTTTATGACAGAGTCGTCTCAACTATTGATTGTCTAATTTGATTCCGTTGATATTTCCGTTAAAGCAAAGTTAATGTGTTTttgtttataaattaaatttattttttgtagATTTAAACTAACGAAATAAGCAACCTAAAAAATACCTAAGAAAACGGTTGAATATTTTAACCTTCTTAAATCGTTAAAAAGTATGTCAGGTTAATTTTCACAcataaaatttatcttttaaatcaTCTTTTGGGTCATAACCTCTTCATTTGATATCTAATTTGAGTGATTCAAAATGTATTGGTTGTTTTTTTGTGTTCTACAATATGGACTTCTAACTTCTAGTTTAGAAGATTGGAGGGTTGTTGGAATCCTACTTACTCAAATCGGGTGTCCTCTCTTCTTCATTATGAATACTTCGTCTGTTGATTCTTTTACATGATGgtatgtttttcaaaaatatatataaaaaacaaactTCGTCTCAAACCTGAAAAAGAGAAGCAGTTTTTCTTTAAACAAAAAACTTAGGAAACAGTTTAAAGATTGCAAAGGTTAAAATTGTATCACTTATCTAAGTTCAAGATGAAATTGCGAAAATGGATGGAAGTTTCACGTTAAATCGAATACAAGATTTTGGATTTTACATCACCTACTAATTTTAacttattatatataataataggtAAATGTATCCCAAAACTGAGCCCTAATTATTTCAATGCAAAACCAAAGGCTTCCCACTAATTTAATATCATCATTTCAAAATACAAATTTCAACAAAAGTCGGTTTTAATTTCTCACAAATGATAGTTAGATAatcgagaaaaaaaaagtacattttagtccaaatttttttttggtttagttTCTATTTTGTTTAATCATATCATTAAAACGTTACATTCTAACCCATAAGTTTAGGATTAATAAAAAACTATTTGATCTCTGTATTTCATAATGTTACATTTTGATTTCAtagttttaagtttttatttccACTTTACCtctaaatttcaaaatgttCACTTTTTaatacttatttatttttttaataaatactctcttaattaatttataagaaTGAAACAatttttactaatttaattttcatatcACATAGTATATATAGGCCAAAGTTAagtaaaattgaaagtttaaaagAGTAAGATTATACATGATACTTTTTGGTTGCCCTAGCCTCTAGGTAATTTCTTTTAAACACATAGGCCGGCTTCCATACATAAGATATATATAGCTACAACgttcaagaaacaaaaaacaaagatATCCCACACAGATTTTGGTGATGTGACCGATCCAAAAAGTAGCAAACCATCTATctctttattatttatttacttattatcATTATATTATATGATGTTATTTTATAGGCTAATAACCATTTCTGTGTTTATATAAATATACAAGGAGTGGTGGATAGagatataataatatatatagtgTAACTTAAGTAAATATAATGAAAAGTTTTGGTC contains:
- the LOC103484509 gene encoding glyoxysomal processing protease, glyoxysomal isoform X2, translating into MTAGPLSILGKPELIPGVQIDIMVEGISRDSDVSKTPHWHAAHLLALYDIPTSATALQSVMDASLDSLHQRWEVGWSLASYTNGSPSFRDSLRGQIENEKRTIVGSQRFLDLEGSNKNNDLTIRIAILGVTSLSKDMPNINISPSRQRGSFLLAVGSPFGVLSPVHFLNSISVGSISNCYPPSSLSKSLLMADMRCLPGMEGCPVFDEKARLIGVLIRPLVHYMTGAEIQLLIPWGAIATASSGLLLGPCNAGERIDNDNGCISAVGNLAVNKEQKFEEGFSSIQESSACSRPFPFKIEKAVASVCLVTMGEGIWASGVLLNSQGLILTNAHLIEPWRFGKTNVSGEKSIENSKLLQSRTEHSPCSMNNGVFGQKSGNIEPNASKNGNILLHNQLEDNKLSFANYGRRNLRVRLSHAEPWIWCDAKLLYICKGPWDVALLQLERIPEQLSPIIMDCSCPSSGSKIHVIGHGLLGPKSGLSPSVCSGVVSNVVKAKIPSSYHKGDSLEYLPAMLETTAAVHPGGSGGAVVNSEGHMIGLVTSNARHGRGVIIPHLNFSIPCAALEPIHRFSKDMEDLSVLKVLDEPNEQLSSIWALMSQRSPKPSPLPDLPELLGEDHGSKGKGSRFAKFIAERREVLRKPTLHNEGERLLPSDITRSKL
- the LOC103484509 gene encoding glyoxysomal processing protease, glyoxysomal isoform X1; translation: MAKREIVDHARNFAIMVRVQGPDPKGLKMQKHAFHQYHSGRTTLSASGMILPETLYDSRATKHLGNYKDQFATLVLTVSSIFEPFMPLQHRDTIHKGKPELIPGVQIDIMVEGISRDSDVSKTPHWHAAHLLALYDIPTSATALQSVMDASLDSLHQRWEVGWSLASYTNGSPSFRDSLRGQIENEKRTIVGSQRFLDLEGSNKNNDLTIRIAILGVTSLSKDMPNINISPSRQRGSFLLAVGSPFGVLSPVHFLNSISVGSISNCYPPSSLSKSLLMADMRCLPGMEGCPVFDEKARLIGVLIRPLVHYMTGAEIQLLIPWGAIATASSGLLLGPCNAGERIDNDNGCISAVGNLAVNKEQKFEEGFSSIQESSACSRPFPFKIEKAVASVCLVTMGEGIWASGVLLNSQGLILTNAHLIEPWRFGKTNVSGEKSIENSKLLQSRTEHSPCSMNNGVFGQKSGNIEPNASKNGNILLHNQLEDNKLSFANYGRRNLRVRLSHAEPWIWCDAKLLYICKGPWDVALLQLERIPEQLSPIIMDCSCPSSGSKIHVIGHGLLGPKSGLSPSVCSGVVSNVVKAKIPSSYHKGDSLEYLPAMLETTAAVHPGGSGGAVVNSEGHMIGLVTSNARHGRGVIIPHLNFSIPCAALEPIHRFSKDMEDLSVLKVLDEPNEQLSSIWALMSQRSPKPSPLPDLPELLGEDHGSKGKGSRFAKFIAERREVLRKPTLHNEGERLLPSDITRSKL